From Mercenaria mercenaria strain notata chromosome 17, MADL_Memer_1, whole genome shotgun sequence, the proteins below share one genomic window:
- the LOC123536941 gene encoding transcription intermediary factor 1-alpha-like: MAVSGRKLSDIQDSASLSSAEDFDNCFEPCLTIGQHVEAHGFCVECQEYLCRNCFECHKRTKASRNHQLLDKDNLVKHVVTGKDSEECTEKCSVHSREIIKFFCQTHEALGCNDCIILGHRTCKVDYIPDKCAGIGDSEKYRDIMGKLNEKMKDAEDIMKKAKVRDKEIDNCHAGIIKEILNFRKEINERLDQLQQDILKDADKKKFKDKKVIEKVLDEIASISTEIKKLQSSLQASKNARQDGQLYIYIKRAECKLKSDEVKTADEHLAKSDMQYSFERNTDLENILSKDDTFGKLNLSPSLVVPMKKKIYKEKYTLTHKEDIDISTKSDKCLCVIRGCAVLSSNKLVLADSNNKKLLIVDIYNKAVIEEKGLDSEPWDITAVSRDHFVVTLPDERAVYLMSTSS; the protein is encoded by the coding sequence aTGGCAGTGTCGGGACGTAAACTGTCAGATATCCAGGACTCAGCTTCACTAAGTTCTGCAGAGGACTTTGACAACTGTTTTGAGCCTTGTCTTACCATCGGTCAGCACGTGGAAGCTCACGGATTTTGTGTGGAATGCCAGGAATATCTATGCAGAAATTGCTTTGAATGTCACAAGAGGACAAAAGCCTCACGGAATCACCAACTTCTTGATAAAGACAACCTTGTTAAACATGTCGTTACCGGTAAAGATTCCGAGGAATGTACTGAAAAATGTTCTGTgcattcaagggaaataattaaatttttctgTCAAACACATGAGGCCCTTGGCTGCAATGACTGCATCATCTTGGGTCATAGGACATGCAAGGTTGATTACATACCCGATAAATGTGCAGGAATAGGGGACAGTGAGAAATACAGAGATATCATGGGAAAATTGAACGAGAAAATGAAAGACGCAGAGGATATCATGAAGAAGGCTAAAGTCAGAGATAAAGAGATAGATAATTGTCATGCTGGTATAATCAAGGAAATCCTCAACTTCAGGAAGGAAATAAATGAGCGCCTAGATCAACTGCAGCAAGATATTCTGAAAGATGCAGACAAAAAGAAGTTCAAAGATAAAAAGGTAATTGAGAAGGTACTCGATGAAATAGCCAGTATTTCTACTGAAATCAAGAAACTGCAGTCAAGCCTACAAGCTAGTAAAAATGCACGACAAGACGGACAACTGTATATATACATTAAACGAGCTGAATGTAAACTAAAGTCCGATGAAGTGAAGACTGCAGATGAACATTTAGCAAAGTCGGATATGCAGTACTCATTTGAGAGGAATACTGatcttgaaaacattttgtcTAAAGACGACACATTTGGAAAGTTAAATCTCTCTCCTAGTCTGGTTGTTCCaatgaagaagaaaatatataaagaaaaatatacattaacaCATAAAGAAGATATAGATATAAGCACAAAGTCAGATAAGTGTCTCTGCGTTATCAGGGGATGTGCTGTCTTATCCTCTAACAAACTGGTATTAGCTGATTCCAACAACAAGAAGCTGTTGATCGTAGACATATATAATAAGGCTGTCATAGAAGAGAAAGGACTTGACTCTGAACCATGGGACATTACTGCAGTGTCTAGGGATCATTTTGTAGTTACATTGCCTGACGAGAGAGCGGTATATTTAATGTCAACATCCAGTTAG